The following coding sequences lie in one Mycobacterium sp. Z3061 genomic window:
- a CDS encoding MarR family transcriptional regulator, which translates to MATENTTTESLDMITDALLTASRLLVGISANSIAAVDDTITIPQFRTLVILSNRGPVNLATLATSLGVQPSATGRMVDRLVSAGLIDRLPHPTSRRELLASLTKRGREVVSKVTANRRSEIARIVEKMPAAERHGLVRALTAFTAAGGEPDAHVDFHEL; encoded by the coding sequence ATGGCAACAGAGAACACGACGACCGAGTCGCTGGACATGATCACCGACGCGTTGTTGACAGCGTCCCGGCTGTTGGTCGGCATTTCGGCGAATTCTATTGCGGCAGTGGACGACACCATCACCATCCCGCAGTTCCGCACGCTGGTCATCCTGTCCAATCGCGGTCCGGTGAATCTGGCGACGCTGGCGACATCGTTGGGTGTGCAGCCCTCGGCCACCGGTCGCATGGTCGACCGCCTGGTCAGCGCCGGTTTGATCGACCGCCTGCCGCATCCGACGTCGCGTCGGGAACTGCTCGCTTCTCTGACCAAGCGGGGCCGCGAAGTGGTTTCAAAGGTGACCGCCAACCGGCGCAGCGAGATCGCGCGCATCGTGGAGAAGATGCCGGCAGCGGAGCGCCACGGGCTGGTCCGGGCGCTGACCGCGTTCACCGCTGCCGGCGGCGAGCCCGACGCTCACGTCGACTTCCACGAACTGTGA